A genomic region of Kribbella sp. NBC_00382 contains the following coding sequences:
- a CDS encoding prolyl oligopeptidase family serine peptidase translates to MNLSYPEAVRQAGVECLHGHQVADPYRWLEDPADPRTQSWQLAQDELWLTQAAALPGRYRFRARVAALSDVETTGTPTWRGPRQFFLRRNAGQEHPVLMTDDRILVDPMRLDSSGLTTLDRWQPSPDGRLLAFQVSQGNEESVLRVLDVDTGEIVDGPIDRCRYSPVAWRTDGRSFYFVRSRRLYLHRLGQPDDAQVLAGEAAYGLEISADCRWLTISAVVADRNDVWIVDLSRPDFVRVVAQQCVDARTALAVGPDGRMYIATTLGAPAGRICVGDPVEPGHEEWRELVAEEPGAPLSQLAVLDGMLLVARMRHAVSELTAYDLRNGRRLHRVPLPGPGTIADLSTRPGGGHEVWFSYTDSVTPPTVYRYDARTLQVTPWAVEPDAGPRIDARNVSYRSRDGTPVRMVVLARKSKREPRPTLLYGYGGFGLSLTPSYSSFALAWVEAGGVFVTANLRGGGEQGDQWHRAGTLDSKQNVIDDYLAAAETLIADGWTTPGQLAICGESNGGLLVGAALTQRPELFAAAVCSAPLLDMVRYQQSGLGASWVGEYGSVEDPEQFKALLAYSPYHRVAPVDYPAVLFTVFGADTRVDPLHARKMCAALQHASTGSRPILLRYEHDAGHLPAAVSRGVGLAADMLAFLAFHTGLTP, encoded by the coding sequence GTGAACCTGAGCTACCCCGAGGCCGTGCGTCAGGCCGGCGTCGAGTGCCTGCACGGCCACCAGGTGGCGGATCCGTATCGCTGGCTGGAGGATCCGGCCGATCCCCGGACGCAGTCCTGGCAGCTGGCGCAGGACGAACTCTGGCTCACGCAAGCTGCCGCCCTGCCCGGCCGCTACCGCTTCCGGGCTCGCGTCGCCGCCCTGAGCGATGTTGAGACCACCGGTACGCCGACCTGGCGCGGCCCGCGCCAGTTCTTCCTGCGACGGAACGCCGGCCAGGAACATCCCGTCTTGATGACCGATGACCGGATCCTGGTCGACCCGATGCGTCTCGACTCCTCCGGTCTGACGACGCTCGATCGCTGGCAGCCGTCGCCGGACGGCCGGCTGCTGGCCTTCCAGGTGTCGCAGGGCAACGAGGAGTCGGTACTACGGGTGCTGGACGTCGACACCGGTGAGATCGTCGACGGGCCGATCGACCGCTGCCGCTACTCCCCGGTGGCCTGGCGCACGGACGGCCGGTCTTTCTACTTCGTTCGCTCACGACGGTTGTACCTGCACCGCCTCGGACAGCCGGACGACGCGCAGGTGCTGGCGGGCGAAGCGGCGTACGGGCTGGAGATCAGCGCTGACTGCAGATGGCTGACCATCTCGGCAGTAGTTGCCGATCGCAACGATGTCTGGATCGTCGATCTGAGCCGCCCTGACTTCGTCCGGGTGGTCGCCCAGCAGTGCGTCGACGCCCGTACTGCGCTGGCTGTGGGACCGGACGGCCGGATGTACATCGCGACGACCCTCGGCGCGCCCGCCGGCCGGATCTGCGTCGGCGACCCGGTTGAGCCCGGCCACGAGGAGTGGCGAGAACTGGTCGCTGAAGAGCCGGGCGCACCGCTCAGCCAGTTGGCTGTCCTCGACGGCATGCTGCTCGTCGCGCGGATGAGGCATGCCGTCAGCGAGTTGACCGCGTACGACTTGCGAAACGGTCGTCGGCTGCACCGGGTACCGCTGCCCGGGCCGGGCACGATCGCCGACCTCAGTACCCGGCCTGGAGGAGGCCACGAGGTCTGGTTCAGCTACACCGACAGCGTCACTCCGCCGACCGTCTACCGGTACGACGCGCGCACGCTCCAGGTGACTCCGTGGGCGGTGGAACCCGACGCCGGACCGAGGATCGACGCGCGCAACGTCAGCTACCGATCGCGAGACGGTACGCCGGTCCGCATGGTCGTGCTCGCGCGCAAGAGCAAGCGGGAGCCACGTCCCACGCTGCTTTACGGGTACGGCGGATTCGGGCTCTCGCTCACTCCCAGCTACTCGTCTTTCGCGCTGGCCTGGGTGGAGGCCGGTGGGGTGTTCGTGACGGCGAACCTGCGTGGGGGTGGTGAGCAGGGTGATCAGTGGCATCGGGCCGGGACGCTGGACTCGAAGCAGAACGTCATCGACGACTATCTCGCCGCGGCCGAGACGTTGATCGCGGACGGTTGGACCACGCCCGGTCAGCTCGCGATCTGTGGTGAGTCCAATGGGGGACTGCTGGTCGGGGCGGCTCTCACCCAGCGGCCGGAACTGTTCGCCGCCGCGGTCTGCTCGGCGCCGTTGCTGGACATGGTCCGCTATCAGCAGTCGGGGCTCGGCGCTTCGTGGGTGGGGGAGTACGGGTCGGTGGAGGATCCTGAGCAATTCAAGGCGTTGCTGGCCTATTCGCCGTACCACCGGGTGGCTCCGGTCGACTATCCGGCGGTGTTGTTCACGGTCTTCGGGGCCGATACCCGGGTCGATCCGTTGCACGCGCGCAAGATGTGTGCGGCGCTGCAGCACGCCAGCACTGGTTCACGGCCGATCCTGCTGAGGTACGAGCACGATGCGGGCCACCTGCCGGCGGCGGTCAGCCGGGGTGTCGGGCTGGCCGCCGACATGCTTGCCTTCTTGGCTTTCCACACCGGGTTGACCCCGTGA
- a CDS encoding SapB/AmfS family lanthipeptide, which yields MALLDLQGLDAPTGGGGHGGGGSTLTVLGCASQTPSNVSLVLCH from the coding sequence ATGGCACTTCTCGACCTGCAAGGTCTCGACGCTCCGACTGGAGGCGGCGGTCACGGTGGCGGCGGCAGCACGCTGACCGTCCTCGGCTGCGCGTCCCAGACCCCGAGCAACGTCAGCCTGGTGCTGTGCCACTAG